Proteins from a genomic interval of Papaver somniferum cultivar HN1 chromosome 4, ASM357369v1, whole genome shotgun sequence:
- the LOC113275882 gene encoding uncharacterized protein LOC113275882, protein MTAEDKRLDSMADCKFQGTEINLKMGYNEEGGEGALSDRNDQEIVTCCFSWSNKVGCQLWCTSNDVGGDESEISTTMFMSRHTSFSNPAMPVKPDRSTMTFMIV, encoded by the exons ATGACAGCGGAAGATAAACGACTTGATTCAATGGCAGACTGCAAATTTCAGG GCACTGAAATCAACTTAAAAATGGGGTACAACGAAGAGGGCGGAGAGGGAGCTTTATCTGATAGAAATGATCAGGAAATTGTCACATGCTGTTTCTCCTGGTCGAACAAGGTTGGATGTCAACTATGGTGTACGAGCAATGATGTTGGTGGTGATGAAAGTGAAATCTCTACTACAATGTTCATGTCTAGACACACTTCATTTTCCAACCCAGCTATGCCAGTAAAGCCTGATCGCAGTACAATGACATTCATGATTGTTTGA